The genomic window ctttatctctttatgtcaaaatttaatacaactcataaatataaaaaaattatatttcaaatcataagcatttgttcaaaattcatgtttgtaggaatcatttgaatatatgcgtacaattttgaacagagttttctcaaaaacaagaaacaacgttaacttcggctgcaccgaaactaatatacccttcacaggtgcatttcttttagtaactatgtgttcagtttatatggaagctatatgctatagtaatccgatctgaacaattttttaggagattacattattaagcaaatgcaaaagttttccatacaagcccttgattccgatcgttcggtttgtatgacagctatatgctatagttcaccgatctgaacaatttattcggagattacattatttctataaaaaataactcataccaaatttcgtgaatatatcttgtcaaatacaaaagtttgccatacaagaacttttttccgatcgctcagtttgtatttttatatggtatagtgaaccgatgtgaacaatttcttcggagattacattgttgccctaaaaaataaactgtgccaacttttgtgaagatacgctgtcaaatgtgaaagcttttcatacaagcacttgattccgatcgttcagtttatatggcagctttatgttacagtggttcgatatcggcaattccgacaaatgaatagcttcttaaagagaaaatgacgtttgcaaaatttcagaacgatatcttaaaaactgagggactagttcgtatatatacagacgggcggacggacggacggacggacagacagacagacggacatggctaaatcgattcagctcaacatactgatcatttatatatataccttatagggtcttcgacgcttccttctgggtgttacaaacttcgtgacaaacttaatataccctgttcagggtataataaaacaattgctaaatatttggaatagaagaaaagtaatgcaaccaaatacgcagtgaaatagattataactggctcaggaTTCAGTCGttaagtatgtattataccatgtgcatcccaaaagactgatgtcataacctttccagccgcctttttcgtattttcacgcctgagaaccggttcatcaagtgcagtccactagaatgacagtcgatttaactccagtgggaaatgatggagctatatttctatcactgacgaaaaatttcggctttattcCGATTTGAGAGCCcttaaacacttctcagaatcagttattcgttctttttattggattatgaacttgcgaggcacccacgtTGCACATAGCTTTCgaatctttagagcatcattgtcctcggtggtcaattcgcctgtttccagcttagcaaatatctatACAAAGCTATCCTTGCActacattatataaaataaatgtttacaaacgaattagtgatgtgttagtatatataaaagtgaaaaatataagtgcaaaattaattttatatcgaGAAAATACGTAATTAAAATAGCggtaattttaaactttaaccCTTATGTTAGTAACCAACTTTACCGACGTCTTTTAGCAACCGGGTACCGGGGTACCCACCATCtgagtattaaaaattttttgttttatgtcttCTGCAAATATTAATAGTCGGTGAcaatttaaagaaagaaaaaataataacaacgtAGAATCGTGAATAACATCTGAAACCTTTTTGGGAAACCACAGGTAGTCGGCCGGTTTTTATTTTCGGAGACGAGAAGATGCCGGAAAAGCTCAAGGTTATTTCTAAGTTTTCTTTCGCGCACTATATTCGAGAATTTTTTAGTACGTAACAGATTTTTGATGAGATCAGACGTGTTTCATTTGGTGTTCTCTTGACTGTGAAAAATAAAGCTATGGAACAATTATCGAGAGCTTACTATGCTTGGTAAGTAAACGTTACATATATTTAGCATTTGTAGATACTTTAATTAGAATTTTGTGTAATATAATTATGTACGACGTATATcacataatatttaatttattaggtTAAGTGCAACCGAAAGGAATGAGTACTTGAGGAAACTACTTGGAGAACTCGACAGTGATTCGAGTAGGGTTTCTGATAGCGATGACGAAGACTGGATTCCAGTAAATAGAGCTAAACATCAAAATCAACGAGGTAATTGAGTTCGTAACGATCCAGAAGATTCTGAAGATACAGAAGAAATCGCTGAAGAGAATTCAGCAGTGGAAGGAGAAGAAGACGAATTTGAGAGTAGCGAGAGTGAGGATGCTGAGCCTGAAGgtagtaaaatatttgttttaagcaatgattgaaataataattatttttcttaaatggttaataaatgttattattattttaggaaGACCTCAAGAACTATCTGGGTGTTTTATTGCCAAAGATAAAACAGTGTGGAACAAAACTCCACCAACTCAGCATCAGACCGCAGCTCATAATGTTGTACGCCATCGGAGTGGGCCTCATCGCAGTACGGAAACGTTGTCAATTAGCGAgactttcaaacaaatttttacctACGAAATGGTTGACATAATCGTCCGTCACACTAATAAAAAAGCTGAAACAATTTTCCAAGAGTACAATGCTAACCATCCAAACTCACAGCATCAATGGAAGCCCGTTACGATACCCGAAATTTATTCGTTCTTCGGTATCTTGATTTGTGCTGGAGCAAACAATTCGAACACAGATCATACATTTGACATGTGGCGCTCCAATTCTTATCCACTGTATCGCGCGACGATGG from Bactrocera tryoni isolate S06 unplaced genomic scaffold, CSIRO_BtryS06_freeze2 scaffold_621, whole genome shotgun sequence includes these protein-coding regions:
- the LOC120781331 gene encoding piggyBac transposable element-derived protein 4-like: MLVRNDPEDSEDTEEIAEENSAVEGEEDEFESSESEDAEPEGRPQELSGCFIAKDKTVWNKTPPTQHQTAAHNVVRHRSGPHRSTETLSISETFKQIFTYEMVDIIVRHTNKKAETIFQEYNANHPNSQHQWKPVTIPEIYSFFGILICAGANNSNTDHTFDMWRSNSYPLYRATMGLTRFHNILHFLRFDDSNTRSARKKEDKAAPIRDVWTMLNSNLAQMYKPTANLTIDEQLYPYRGSTGFTQYIPSKPAKYGIKIWWICDAENSYPLQGIMYTGKTDNTRENN